The following proteins are co-located in the Solanum pennellii chromosome 8, SPENNV200 genome:
- the LOC107027370 gene encoding cytochrome P450 87A3, whose product MISVGMCIGAFLILIIIHWVYNWRNPRCNGKLPPGSMGWPLLGETIQFFTPNTTSDIAPFVKDRMKRYGPIFRTSVVGRPVIVSTDPDLNYFIFQQEGQSFQSWYPDTFTEIFGRQNVGSLHGFMYKYLKNMVLNLFGSESLKKMLPEVEEVAKNKLKRWSGQTSVEMKEATANMIFDLTAKKLISYDSETSSENLRESFVAFIQGLISFPIDIPGTAFHKCLQGRKKAMKMLKTMLEERRAKPRKEGTDFFDYVLEELQKNDTILTEAIALDLMFVLLFASFETTSLAITLATKFLHDHPLALKELTEEHEAIIRSRENPASGLTWKEYKSMKFTFQVINETVRLANIVPAIFRKTLRDINFKGYTIPAGWAVMVCPPAVHLNPAKYQDPLDFNPWRWEGVEINGATRNFMAFGGGMRFCVGTDFTKVQMAVFLHSLVTKYRWQTIGGGNTVRTPGLQFPNGYHVRISEKDEKIL is encoded by the exons ATGATATCAGTTGGTATGTGCATTGGGGCTTTTCTGATTTTGATCATTATACATTGGGTTTACAACTGGAGGAATCCCAGATGCAATGGAAAACTCCCACCAGGTTCAATGGGCTGGCCATTACTCGGCGAGACCATTCAGTTCTTTACCCCAAATACAACATCAGATATTGCTCCCTTTGTGAAGGATAGGATGAAAAG GTATGGGCCGATTTTCCGCACTAGCGTGGTGGGACGTCCTGTTATAGTATCTACAGACCCGGACCTAAATTACTTCATCTTTCAGCAAGAGGGACAGTCGTTTCAGAGCTGGTATCCAGATACATTCACTGAGATATTCGGAAGGCAAAATGTAGGTTCCTTGCATGGTTTCATGTACAAGTACTTGAAGAACATGGTACTAAACCTTTTTGGTTCTGAAAGTCTGAAAAAGATGCTGCCTGAGGTTGAAGAGGTGGcgaaaaataaattgaagaggTGGTCAGGTCAGACAAGTGTAGAGATGAAGGAAGCAACTGCCAAT ATGATATTTGATCTAACTGCCAAAAAGCTAATCAGCTATGATTCTGAGACCTCATCAGAAAATCTGCGGGAAAGTTTTGTAGCTTTTATACAGGGGTTGATTTCCTTTCCCATAGACATTCCCGGAACAGCCTTCCACAAGTGCTTGCAG GGAAGAAAGAAGGCAATGAAGATGCTAAAGACAATGCTAGAGGAAAGAAGAGCAAAGCCTAGGAAGGAAGGAACTGATTTCTTTGATTATGTCCTAGAAGAACTTCAAAAGAATGACACAATCCTCACAGAGGCAATAGCTTTGGATTTGATGTTTGTACTGCTCTTTGCAAGCTTCGAGACCACCTCTCTGGCTATAACTTTAGCCACTAAATTTCTTCACGATCATCCTTTGGCTTTAAAAGAATTAACA GAGGAACATGAGGCAATAATTAGAAGCAGGGAAAATCCAGCTTCTGGACTTACATGGAAAGAATataaatcaatgaaatttaCATTCCAG GTTATTAATGAAACAGTCAGACTGGCAAATATTGTTCCTGCTATTTTCCGGAAAACACTAAGAGATATCAACTTCAAAG GGTATACCATTCCAGCTGGTTGGGCGGTTATGGTTTGTCCTCCAGCTGTACACTTAAACCCTGCCAAATATCAAGATCCCCTTGACTTTAATCCATGGAGATGGGAG GGAGTAGAAATAAATGGAGCAACTCGAAATTTCATGGCTTttggtggtggtatgagatTTTGCGTTGGTACAGATTTCACTAAAGTACAGATGGCTGTCTTTCTCCACTCCCTCGTGACCAAATACAG gTGGCAAACAATTGGAGGAGGAAACACAGTGCGGACTCCTGGTTTACAGTTTCCCAACGGTTACCACGTTAGGATCTCGGAAAAAGATGAGAAGATTCTATAG
- the LOC107027369 gene encoding protein HAPLESS 2 has product MKPLVLLLFFALFILLQYASAIQILSKSKLQKCEKVSDSNSLNCTNKIIIDLAVPSDSSGNEASLIAEIVEVEDNSSSNMRTLRVPPVITINKSAAYALYELTYIRDIAYKPQEFYVNTRKCQPDAGADVVQICERLRDENGHIIENTQPTCCPCGDQRRVPSSCGNFFDKMTKGKKNTAHCLRFPDDWFHVFGIGQRSVGFSIRIDVKKQSQNSEVTVGPDNRTATSSDKFLRVNLIGDYVGYTDIPSFDDLYLVIPRQGGPGQPQNLGSNFSMWMLLERVRFTLDGVECNKIGVGYDAFNAQPDFCSAPFWSCLHNQLWNFWDADQNRISRNQVPLYCVQGRFERINQHPNAGSHAFSIGITEVLNTNLLIELNADDIEYVYQRSPGKILSITIPTFEALTQFGTATITTKNIGEVEASYSLTFDCSAGVSQMEEQFYIMKPNEVMTRAFKLYPASDQAAKYVCSAILKDSDFNEVDRAECQFTTKATVLDNGSQIPFQPPKTNINGYFGSIEDLWKKTWKNLTDFLTGKSCRMKCYGFFDFSCHIQNICISWVVMFCLFLAIIPTVIVLLWLLHQKGLFDPLYDWWEDHFSITEDKHMSRRKHSYDADPLGNHHKRRSHKNEPRHHKHNRRHTRFQNDPRENLLGEADYHYYLHHVHKDKHKHGKTKSSGITKPHHSKKGEDDHMRHHRRINERETLGGPIINKKRGDENLEEYLRHKHPILNDPHHKRQSKWKE; this is encoded by the exons ATGAAACCGCTCGTTCTCCTCCTCTTCTTCGCTCTGTTCATTCTTCTCCAATACGCTTCCGCTATACAAATCCTCTCCAAATCGAAGCTTCAAAAATGCGAGAAAGTTTCCGATTCGAATAGCCTAAATTGCACGAACAAGATCATCATCGACTTGGCTGTTCCCAGTGACTCG AGTGGAAATGAGGCTTCATTGATAGCAGAGATAGTTGAAGTGGAAGATAACTCAAGCAGTAACATGCGAACACTTCGAGTTCCGCCGGTGATTACCATTAACAAATCAGCAGCATATGCTTTGTATGAATTGACATATATACGA GATATTGCTTATAAACCGCAAGAATTCTATGTCAATACACGCAAGTGTCAACCGGATGCAGGGGCAGATGTTGTGCAGATCTGTGAGAG GCTGAGGGATGAGAATGGACACATTATTGAGAATACTCAG cCTACCTGTTGTCCGTGTGGGGATCAGCGAAGGGTTCCTTCATCATGTGGAAACTTTT TTGACAAGATGACGAAAGGGAAGAAAAACACGGCTCACTGTCTACGGTTTCCAGATGACTG GTTCCATGTATTTGGCATTGGGCAGCGCTCAGTTGGATTTAGCATTCGAATTGACGTTAAGAAACAATCTCAGAATTCG GAAGTGACTGTTGGTCCGGACAATAGAACTGCTACATCCAGTGATAAGTTTCTGCGGGTGAATCTGATCGGAGATTATGTTGGATACACTGATATTCCGTCGTTTGATGACCTATACCTTGTCATACCTAGACAG GGTGGCCCAGGTCAACCACAAAATCTAGGGAGCAATTTTTCCATGTGGATGCTACTCGAGAGAGTGAGGTTTACATTAGACGGTGTTGAATGTAACAAAATTGGTGTAGGTTACGATGCTTTCAATGCACAGCCAGATTTTTGCTCTGCACCATTTTGGAGTTGCCTGCACAACCAACTATGGAATTTTTGGGAT GCTGACCAGAATAGAATCAGTCGAAATCAGGTGCCGCTATATTGCGTGCAAGGAAGGTTTGAAAGAATTAACCAGCACCCA AATGCAGGAAGTCATGCATTCTCTATTGGAATTACAGAAGTCCTGAACACAAATCTGTTGATAGAACTGAATGCAGATGATATAGAATATGTGTATCAAAG GAGCCCTGGGAAAATTCTCAGCATTACAATTCCAACTTTTGAAGCTCTGACTCAATTTGGAACAGCAACAattacaacaaaaaatatagGTGAAGTGGAAGCATCCTATAGCCTCACG TTCGATTGCTCAGCCGGTGTCAGCCAAATGGAG GAACAGTTTTATATAATGAAGCCAAATGAAGTCATGACTCGGGCATTCAAGTTGTACCCAGCAAGTGATCAAGCTGCAAAGTATGTCTGTTCAG CCATACTGAAGGACTCAGATTTTAATGAAGTTGATCGGGCAGAGTGTCAATTTACAACCAAAGCTACTGTTCTTGATAATGGGTCACAG ATTCCGTTTCAACCTCCTAAGACAAACATCAATGGTTACTTTGGGAGCATTGAGGATTTATGGAAAAAGACGTGGAAGAATTTGACAGATTTTCTAACTGGGAAAAGCTGCAG AATGAAGTGCTATGGATTCTTCGACTTCAGCTGCCATATACAGAACATCTGCATCAGTTGGGTGGTGATGTTTTGTCTGTTCTTGGCAATAATTCCAACAG TGATTGTACTACTATGGCTTCTTCACCAGAAAGGTCTTTTTGATCCTCTGTATGACTGGTGGGAGGATCATTTTTCAATTACTGAAGATAAACATATGAGTCGTAGGAAGCACAGTTACGATGCTGACCCATTAGGAAATCATCATAAGAGAAGAAGTCATAAGAATGAGCCAAGGCATCATAAGCATAATAGAAGGCACACAAGGTTTCAGAATGACCCACGCGAGAATCTTTTGGGAGAAGCTGATTATCATTACTACCTTCATCATGTGCACAAGGATAAGCATAAACATGGAAAAACCAAGAGCTCAGGTATCACAAAGCCACATCATTCAAAGAAGGGGGAGGACGACCACATGAGACATCACAGACGAATAAATGAGAGAGAAACCTTGGGAGGACCTATCATAAACAAGAAGAGAGGTGATGAAAATCTAGAGGAATATCTAAGGCACAAACATCCGATCTTAAATGACCCACATCATAAGAGGCAAAGCAAGTGGAAAGAATGA
- the LOC107027881 gene encoding probable serine/threonine-protein kinase SIS8 → MGHALYVTKIGTGDIIYWNQAAEKLYGYKVHEVVGQRCTELLICEEYHELAMHSVKRLSCGQSWTDQFPFKKRSGEIFMAIVSKSLMYEDGELFGVITVSSDAAFLNKINSEKSRTSQSSNGQAGRRGINFKSTRWHPQSQTASFVPNLASKVFSFNRGEDAHRDREEVEVDTIGGQSQKPPRAPAARLSFSLLGRKSRTNAEISEMDESPFDIAQPSKLMAKVMSKLNITGFGNIGGEKCGNVQQNRHDESFANVNVAEPNLPPSSKGKYTHVLDAYHDPQNILKGSCFFTRQRTIAPENAQITSSDVIEGSIATCSRKFDNQINDNYRKTQIGNSKLPVIEDSSGQQLENQQSRKSGENTRSSHGSSSNKNENELSLVVHCEIRWEDISLCEDIGQGAFGVVYHGIWKGSDVAVKVFFGNQCRDTTLLDYKKEIDIMKRLRHPNVLLFMGAVSSQEKLAIITEYMPRGSLFKALHRNNPPLDLKRRLRMALDVARGMCYLHRRNPPIVHRDLKSSNLLVDKSWTVKVGDFGLSKLKHATFLTANSGRGTPQWMAPEVLRNEPSTEKSDVFSFGVILWELMTESVPWKDLNPLQVVGVVGFMDGRLDIPQKVDPRVSAIILDCWQSKPELRPSFEDISRRMTDIILSFGGLTSRKNSGGMVSNTD, encoded by the exons ATGGGTCATGCACTTTACGTTACCAAAATTGGTACAGGGGATATCATTTACTG GAACCAAGCTGCTGAGAAACTTTATGGATATAAAGTCCATGAAGTAGTCGGACAGAGGTGTACTGAACTGCTTATTTGTGAAGAATATCATGAGTTAGCGATGCATTCTGTGAAAAGATTGAGCTGTGGACAATCATGGACGGATCAGTTCCCTTTTAAGAAGAGAAGTGGTGAGATCTTTATGGCTATAGTGTCGAAAAGCCTAATGTACGAGGATGGTGAACTTTTTGGTGTTATCACTGTCTCAAGTGATGCAGCttttttaaataagataaaCTCGGAAAAATCAAGAACCTCTCAGTCGTCTAACGGACAAGCAGGAAGGCGgggaataaattttaaaagtaccCGGTGGCATCCACAGAGTCAAACTGCATCATTTGTTCCCAATCTG GCCTCAAAAGTCTTCTCGTTTAATCGTGGAGAGGATGCACACAGAGACCGAGAAGAGGTTGAAGTAGACACCATAGGAGGGCAATCACAAAAGCCACCTAGAGCACCC GCTGCACGACTGAGTTTCAGTTTGCTTGGTAGGAAGAGCAGAACTAATGCAGAAATCTCAGAAATGGACGAGTCTCCGTTTGACATTGCGCAACCTTCTAAGCTA ATGGCGAAGGTCATGTCAAAGCTGAACATTACAGGATTTGGAAACATTGGAGGAGAAAAGTGTGGAAATGTTCAACAGAATCGGCATGATGAAAGTTTTGCTAATGTGAACGTCGCGGAACCTAATTTACCTCCATCTTCGAAGGGAAAATATACTCATGTTCTTGATGCCTATCATGATCCCCAGAATATACTGAAAGGGTCATGTTTTTTTACTCGACAAAGAACGATTGCTCCTGAAAATGCACAAATAACATCCTCTGATGTCATAGAGGGTTCTATAGCTACCTGCTCCAGAAAGTTCGACAACCAAATTAATGATAACTATCGTAAGACACAAATAGGAAACTCAAAACTTCCAGTAATAGAAGATTCATCAGGACAGCAGTTAGAAAACCAACAGTCACGGAAGTCAGGGGAGAACACTAGAAGCAGCCACGGAAGCTCATCAAACAAAAATGAGAATGAGTTGAGCTTGGTAGTACATTGTGAAATACGTTGGGAAGACATCAGCCTATGCGAAGATATTGGACAAG gTGCATTCGGCGTTGTGTATCATGGAATTTGGAAAGGATCG GATGTTGCTGTTAAGGTTTTCTTTGGGAACCAATGCCGCGATACAACTTTGCTTGACTACAAAAAGGAG ATTGACATAATGAAAAGACTTAGACATCCGAACGTGCTATTATTTATGGGAGCAGTAAGTTCACAGGAAAAGCTTGCCATTATCACCGAGTATATGCCCAG GGGAAGTCTTTTTAAAGCACTTCACAGGAATAATCCGCCACTAGACCTCAAAAGGCGTCTTAGGATGGCCCTTGATGTG GCTAGGGGTATGTGTTACTTGCATCGACGGAATCCTCCTATAGTACATAGAGACCTTAAATCTTCAAACCTGCTTGTGGATAAAAGCTGGACTGTCAAG GTTGGAGATTTTGGCCTGTCAAAATTGAAACATGCTACCTTCTTAACAGCAAATTCTGGACGAGGGACG CCGCAGTGGATGGCTCCTGAAGTACTTAGAAATGAACCTTCAACAGAGAA ATCTGATGTCTTCAGTTTCGGTGTGATCTTATGGGAACTAATGACTGAATCTGTTCCTTGGAAGGACCTTAATCCTTTACAG GTTGTCGGAGTTGTTGGATTCATGGATGGTAGGCTGGATATTCCGCAAAAAGTTGATCCTCGCGTTTCAGCTATTATCCTTGATTGTTGGCAAAG CAAACCAGAACTTCGTCCATCATTCGAAGACATTAGCCGAAGAATGACAGATATAATCCTCTCATTTGGTGGATTGACATCTAGGAAGAACTCAGGAGGAATGGTATCAAACACAGATTGA